The Sulfurimonas sp. HSL-1716 sequence CTCAGCCTTTGGGTTTGAAGGAACTCGCCAAAGAACTGAAGCTTTTTTCAAGATCGGTCATGCCAAAAAAAGTCGATGTGATGGGAGTCATCAACGCGAACGACGACAGCTTTTTTGAAGGCAGCCGTTTTCAAAATTTTGAGGCGTTAAGCAAGATAGAAGAGATGATAGAGCAGGGCGCTTCTATTATAGACATAGGCGGTGTCTCTTCCCGTCCGGGAAGCCTTGCTGTGAGTCCAGATGAGGAACTTTCACGCGTAAAACCTTTGGTAGACGCTCTATATGAAGAGAAACTTTTTGAAAAAGCAGTTTTTAGTATAGACAGTTATGAGCCAAAAGTGATCTCTTACGTTTTGGAGCGGGGATTTAAAACGGTAAACGATATCACCGGACTGGCAAATGATGAAGTGTGCAGGCTTTGTGCGGCTTACGGCGCAACGGCGGTGATCATGCATATGAAAGGCACTCCGCAGAGTATGCAGCAAGATCCCGTCTATGACAACGTTGTCTTAGAGGTAGAGGATTTTTTTAGACAGAGAATGGAAAAAGCCGACGCTTTTGGGATAAAAGACATTGTCCTTGATGTGGGGATCGGATTTGGAAAGACGCTTTTGCATAATCTGAAATTGATAAAAAATCTGGAACATTTTTTATATTTCGGGCATCCTCTTTTAGTAGGTGCGAGTAGAAAGTCCATGATAAATACCATAAGCGGTTCTGAGGCAAAAGACAGATTAGCAGGGACATTGGCTCTGCATCTTAAAGCCGTAGATAACGGTGCTTCTATCATAAGAGTACATGACGTTTATGAACATATGCAGGCTCTGCGCGTAAGAGACGCGCTCAAGGAAGCGTAAAGGGTCAGTCTCTGTCAAATGCCGACTGAGGAAGTGCGTGGATACGTCTTTCGAGCTTTTCTATATGTTTTAAAAGTTCATCGGAGATGTTCTTTAGGTTTTCATAATATCTTCTGGCGATATCCTGTTCGGGTTCGGAGACTTTTTTTCTTAGATTGAAGAGTTTTGAGAAAAGGGATTTGTTGGCGTCTCCAAAATATATCTTGAATATTTTTATATACTCATCATGCAGATCCTGGTGTTTTCTGCCTATCTCGCCTATACAGTCCATCCCCGGCATTAAAGCTATCTCCTGCCCGTCACTGTAAAACCACTGTCCAAACATACATTCGGTATAGTCAACGGGAATGGCATCTTTTTCTATGGGAATATTCGATATCAAGGCTTTTGCGCGTTGAAGCCATTTTAGGTGGGCTTTTTTCGCTGCTCTTAAGTGTTCTAAAACTACATTTTTATCCATCCGCGATTCCTATGATAAGCATGTCTGTCTGAGTATGTTAGTATACTTCTTTATATGGTAACATATTTTAAAATATAAAACTAGCTTTTTTGTGTTAAATGAGTTTATAAGGCTTTTTGCAGTTTTATGAGCGCGGAAAAGAGTATCGCTTCTTTATCTACACCGCTGGATTTGATTTTTAGTTCCGATGAGAGCAGAATATCGAGCATATTTTTGTATGCGGAGGGTTTGAATTTCAGCGAGAAAGTGGCTTTTTCATTGAGTATGAATTGAGGCAGATTGTATCCGAGTATCTCAAGGGAGTTTGGAGCGCCGTTTACGCGGATATATATATTGAAAAGATAAAGCTGCGTTATAAATGCGGTAAATGCGGTTATGATTCGTATTTCGTCCTCTCCTGCTTCGAGTATTCTTTGCAGGTTCTCTTTGAAATCCTGTTTCATAAGGACTTTGTTTATCAACTGCTCCACTGTTATATGCGCCAATCCGTATACAAACTCGTCTATATCTTTTGTGGTTATCTCTTTATCGAACAGTTTGAGTTTTTCAAGCTCTGAAGCCGCAAGGAAAAGATCGCTGTTTTGGGCTTGTAAAAGATGGTTGATCGTGTATTTGTCCATTTTTATTCCGGCTTTCTGCGCTTCTTGAGAGATAAAAGCTATCGATTCGCCGTGTGTGGGATCGAAAAACCTTACGCCCATTCCGCCCGTTTTTGAGGTAAATGATTTGTCGCAGGTTTTGTGATCGCTCCCGTAATAGGCATAGATAAAACGGTTTGTTGGATTTTTCCGGCATGCTTCGACGAGTTTGTCAAGATCTGCTTTGGGTACTTTTTTCTCCGTTTTTATCAAAAGCAGGTTCGCATCCCCAAAGAGCGAACCCTGCGACAGATGTGCAAAAGCGGTCGAAAAATTGTACTCGTCGTGGTACATGGCAAGTTTTGAAGCATCCTCTATATCCGATAATGCCTTTGCGTATCTGTCGATGAAGAAGTGGCTCTCTCCAAAGAGGATAATCGCATTTGAGAGGGTGTCGTTGGATATATGCTGGTCAAACTCTTTTTTATACATATGCCGTCTTATTTTGCGATTTTTTGTACGACCGTCGTACTTATCTTTGTCGTTGCAATATCCACTTCTTCGATGATCACTTCCACGTCGTCAAAAAGCATTACGGGGATCTGCGATCTTACATGCAGGGTCGCTCCTGTTATCTCGTCGTTGAGCTTGGCTATGAGATGCGGGTCTGTCGCTTCGATGCGCGCTTTAAATTTTTTGCCGATATGCTTTTGCGCCCAGCGGGCGTATTTTCTGTCCATAAACCGAAACTCGACATCCGCACTCTCACGCTCTTTTTCGCTCACGGCGATGGTTAAAGACTCTATATTTCTTAAAACGTAGGAGCCCTCTTCGGTATCGTTGGCTTTGATCGCTTTTATAAGCCTGTGTACAATGAGATCGGAGTAGCGGCGTATCGGAGAGGTGAAGTGCGTGTATTTCTCAAACCCCAAGCCGAAGTGTCCGTGGTTGTCGGGCGAATAGCGTGCACGTCGTTGTGCCTGAATGATGAGCGTATCCACATCGGACTCTATACCCATCTCTCTGGCTTTTTTCTGGATGAAGCCGATAGTCTCTTTCATATTCTCCTGAGGTTCGACGAATATGCCGATACCCGCGAGTTCATTGTAGAGCGATTGTATCTTTGTCTGAGAAGGAGGCTCATGAACCCTGAATACACCTCTGTCGTACATCGAGGCTGCCGCTTTGTTTGCCAGCAGCATACAGTCCTCTATGAGAGAGTGAGAGGGAGTCTCTTCAGAGACGGTCGTGGAGATGATCTCGCCGGCTTGATCGAGCTTCATCTCGATCTCGTCTGATCTGAAATCAAATCCGACCTTGAGTCTTTTTTCTCTCAGTCTGTCGGTTATCCTGCGCAGAGGGTTTATGTAGTCCAAGACCTCTTTTTCGGCGTCGTTTTTCGGTTTGAGTCTGCCTTCAAAATATTCATCGATCTCCTCGTAGTTAAATCTTCTTTTTGAGTGGATGATCGTCTCATATACATCGCTGTGGACGACCTCTAAAGTATCTTTGTCCAGATGGATTTCAAAAGCATAAGCCAGCCTGTCTACATCGGGCTGCAGTGAACAGAGTGTCTCGCTCAGTTGACGCGGGAGCATCGGGATGGAGCGGTGCGGAAGATAGATCGAAAATCCTCTGTACATCGCTTCTGCGTCGATAGGGCCGAACGGTTTGACATATTCGCTCACATCGGCGATCGCTACGTAAAGGATATGTTTTTTGTCGTCCCAGCAGATGGCGTCATCGAAATCCTTTGCCGTGACCGGGTCGATCGTACAAAAAGGCAGATGCCGAAGATCTTTTCTTTCAGGATAAAAAGAGGCATCCACCTCTTCAAATGATTTTGCCAGTTTTATCACTTCGTCGCTGAACTTGTCGTGTTTATTGTACTGGGCAAGGACTATTTTTTCATCGACAAGCGGATCATCCAGATTTCCAAGGACCTCCATGATTGTCGATGTCAGGTTGTCCACTTTAAAAACGGTACCGATATCATAACTGCTAAGCTCTTTTTCATCCATGACCACGCCCGCGGGATGAAGCGTTCTTATATCTAAAAGCGATTTTCTCTTCTCTTTGTATGAGACGAACGCAACGCTGTAGGTTTGTGCGCGTCCTACGACTTCAACAACCTTTGCGCTGGGAGTGCCGCGTTTTGCGAGCAATCTTTTTGCCACAACCAGATCGCCGTTCTTTGCATCTCCGAGGTCGCCTTCATCGATAAAAAGGTCTTTGACGTTAAGTCCGATGCTGTTGAGATACGCCGTGCCGTTTTGGGCCAGAGTTATTTCGCCTGCACGGTATTTGGAGTGGAATCTGTAAAGACTGCCCTCTTTGATGAGGTAGTTCTTTGCCAGCCACTCCTCTACGAAGGGGCGTTCCTGCTGATCGACATCCTGGTCGTAAAGACCAAGGGTTAGGCGTATGAGAAGAGATTTCAAATCAGAATTTATGAACGTACGTTTTCGATAGCTTTTTCGAAGCTTTCCATATCAAGCCCGTAAGCGGTAACGAGTTTTTTCGCCTGGGCAACGCTTTCATCCGTGATAACACCGTTTATCGGAACTGCAACACGGGCAACATGCAGGCTTTGCGCACCTTTTTTGATATCATCGTCCGCGTTTTGAGGTTCGACGCAATGGCGGATAGTTTCCACCAGCTTCTCCTCAAATTTCCAATGCGTAAATATGGATGCGCTCACTTCGGGTGCATGTACGCCTACGACTTCGATCTCCGTTGCTTCCACGTTTTGAGAATCTTTAAGTGTGTCTCTGAATTTTTCTTGCAGTTTTTCCTCTATGACGTATTGTGAGATCAAGACTTTACCGATCTCGACCAAAAATGCAGCAGGAGACAAAACACCAAGAAGCTTAGGATCTTTTTTAATGTACCAGGAGGTAACGATCGCATGCTGCTTTTTAGAGAGTTCCGCGAACTCGGTATTTGTTATACCGTAGGAGGAGAGATCTAACGGAAAGCTTTTTTTAACGATGCTCGCCAATGCAAAACCGCGGACGGTACCCATACCAAAAAGGCCTACTGCCTGACTTATGGCGTTTATCTCACGTGAAAATCCGTAAAGCGGCGAGTTTGCGGCTTTTAAGATGTCTGCGGTCAAGAGCGGATCTTTTTCCAAGATCTTTACCATATCGTTAAAAGTCGAGTTAGGATTTTGATACACGGCTTCTATCTGCATCGCAGATTCGGGAAGAGGCGGAAGCTGTCTAATTTGTTGCAATAGTCTATCGTTCATATAGTATCCTGTAACCGTTTATTTATGTAGCATTATATTACAGCAAACGTAAAGTAAAATTAAAATTAAAAATAAATATGTTAAAATCCCAAAAAACTGACCCGCAAGATATGTCGTTTTCAGGTGATTTGGCAATCGCTGCGGGCTTATTTGAAAAAGGAACTTTTAATGCAGACAAGCGCAATGTTAAATCAGCTCGGATATACGCCAAACGATACTTTGGTCGAACAGTTTCACCGTATCAAACAAAATACGAACGGCTATGACAAAATAGAGAAGCACATTATGGATCTCAACGATTCTCTCAAGCCGATAGGCGGATATGTCGCGATGTCGAATTCGAACGATTTTTTGAAGATCAAGGTCGAGGCGGCAAACCAGGCATTAAAAGAGGAAGCTTTTGAAAAGATAGATCATTTTGCCAAAAAATTCAAAGTCGAACTTCAAAAGGTGGACGGGAAAGATACATTTTATATCATAGGTTTCGGTAAGGAACTTTGATTTGAAAGAACCGATGACGCTTGAGGGTTACGATCTGCTTTTGGAGGAGTTCAAATATCTTCTGGAGGTGGAAAAACCCCGTGTCACACATGAAAAACAGGTCGCCGCAGCACAGGGCGACAGAAGCGAGAACGCAGAGTATCACGCTGCAAAAGAGCAGCTCCGCCACATCGACAAAAGACTTTTTTATCTCAACTCCATGATCGAAAAAGCCGTCGTCATAGACCCTTCGGAATTGGATCATTCCAGAGTTCATTTCGGAGCTACGGTGGAGGTGGAAAATCTGCAGGACGACAGCAGCGAGACATATACGATCTGCGGCGTTTTGGAAGCCGAACCCGAAAACGGACTGATCTCGGTGCATTCGCCGCTGGCAAAAGCTTTGATCGGAAAATCCGAAGAGGAGCAGTTTTTTATAAACCTGCCCGGCGGAAAAAAAGAGTATGAGATCGTAAATATCTCGTACACACCCCTGTTTCAACTAAAGAAAAACATCCGTACGAAAAAAGATTTTGGATTTCACTGATTTTATCCGGCCTTTGGCTCCAAGGCTGTTTATGGATCAAAAAGATTTTTTGTTTCATCAAAGTTTTACCACTATTTGGATATAATCTCCCTTTAAAAACCAATAACCTTAGGAATAGTACGTGAGCCAACAACTTCCAGATATAGATAAACTACTATCTCAACATAAACTTTCTCAGCTAGATTACGCAAACATCAAAAAAATACTCGGGCGTGAACCGAACCTTGTAGAACTTGGAATATTCTCCGCGATGTGGAGCGAGCATTGTAGTTACAAATCTTCTAAAAAATATTTAAGAGGCTTTCCGACACAAGCGCCGTGGGTCATTCAGGGTCCGGGAGAAAATGCGGGAGTCATCGATATCGGCGGCGGATATGCAGCCGTATTTAAAATGGAGTCTCACAACCACCCGAGCTTTATCGAGCCGTATCAAGGCGCAGCGACAGGTGTAGGCGGGATCATGCGTGACGTCTTTACCATGGGAGCCCGTCCTGTAGCAAACCTAAACGCACTGCGCTTTGGTAATGTTCTTCGCGGTGACAAAGTCAGCGCACACCAGCGTTTTTTGGTTCGCGGTGTCGTTGAAGGTATCGGCGGATACGGTAACTGTATGGGAGTACCGACTATCGGCGGTGAGACAAGTTTTGACGACTGTTACAACGGAAACATTCTTGTAAACGCGTTTACTTTGGGTCTTGCAAAAAGCGATGAGATATTTTACGGAAAAGCAGAAGGTATCGGCAATCCTGTAATTTACGTTGGAAGTAAAACGGGACGCGACGGTCTTGGCGGGGCTGTCATGAGTTCTGACAGCTTCACAGAGGAGTCCAAGTCTCTTCGTCCGACAGTCCAAGTGGGTGACCCGTTCACTGAAAAACTTCTGCTGGAAGCTTGTCTGGAACTTTTCAAGACCGACTACGTCGTAGGTATCCAGGATATGGGTGCCGCGGGTCTTACATCAAGCTCGTTTGAGATGGCTGGGCGTTCGGGCTCGGGAATGATAATGCATCTTGACAAAGTACCTGCCCGCGAAGAGGGAATGACTCCGTATGAGTTTATGCTCAGTGAATCCCAAGAGCGTATGCTTCTTTGTGCGAAAAAAGGAAGCGAACAGGCGATCATCGACATCTTTGAAAAATGGGATCTTGACGCTGCGGTCGTAGGTGAAGTAACAGACACCGGAAGAATGGAGCTTTTCTGGCACGGAGAAAAATGTGCGGACGTTCCGGTCGATCCTGTAAGTGAAGAAGCACCGGTGTTAGACCGTCCGACTACTCGTCCTGCATACTTAGATACGATTCGCGACGTGACACTGAACGACTTTGACAAAGTGAGCAACCAAGACGCGTTTGCTAAACTCATCAGGTCTATGGAAGTGGTGGACAAGTCTTGGATATATGAGCAGTACGACTCTATGGTACAAACCAACACGATCAAAAAAGGCGGAAGTCTTGACGCATCCGTTATCCGTGTAAAAGAGAACGGCGCGGCACTTGCCATGAGTGCTGATTGTAACGTCCGTTACTGTTACGTTGATCCTAGAAACGGTGCTGCGGCCGCGGTCATAGAGAGCGGAAGAAACGTAGCGATGTCGGGAGCCAGACCGCTTGCCATTACCGACTGTCTCAACTACGGAAACCCTGAGAACCCTGAAGTCATGTGGCAGTTTGCACAAGGGTGTGAAGGTATCAAAGAGGCGTGTGCAGAGCTTACGACTCCGGTCATCGGCGGAAACGTCTCTCTTTACAACGAGACTGACAAGATCTCCGTTTTCCCTACGCCGTCTATCGCGACCGTGGGTGTGAACGAAGATGAAAACAAAGTGTTGATGTCGAGCTTCCAGGCTAACGGAAATCTCCTTTACCTTGTAGGGGATACAAAAAGCGAGTTCGGCGGATCGCTTTACATGAAAGAGCTTTACAGCGTAGTAGCAGGAAAGATGCCTGAGATCAACTACGTAAAAGAGCTTGCTCTTTGGGACTTGGTCATCGAAGCGAACAAAAAAGGTCTCTTAGAGTGTGCCAAAGACTGCAGCTCAGGCGGTGCGGTGATGGCACTGGCGAAGATGAGTGCGGTCAGCGGTCTTGGATGTAACACGGGTATGGATGTAAGCGATGAGAGAGATATCTTCTCCGAGAGCTTCTCACGCGCCATCATAGAGGTAAAACCTGAGAATGCTAAAGCGTTTGAGGAGATGGCTGCAAAACTGCCTTTTCAAAAGATAGGAACGGTAGGCGGAGAGCACTTTACATGTAACAATGTCTTTATGACCATGAGAGAGCTTCAGGATAACTACTTCAATACTTTCAAGACAGTTATAGAGAGTGATCTGTAATCTCTCTCATATAACCTTTCAAGCCCGATTCTGTGGGCTTTTTTTTCTTACATGTAAGCAAATCTTGATACATAACTACTTCTCAAACAGATTGACATTTAAATGTAATTACAATATAATTACTTAAAAAAGGAGTTGAAGATGACGACTTTAATTAAGATCGGTAACTCGCAAGGTATTCGGCTTCCAAAAACTATCATCAAACAAGCTCACTTAGAAAGTGCAAATCTGGAGTTTGAAGTTGTGGAAAATGGCTTGTTGATCAAACCCGTCAACAATGTTGGCAGAGAAGCATGGAAAGAAAATATCAATAGTGTACTATCTGCCCATAAAAACAAAAAAGATGAAGCACTTTTAGATGATCTGCTCGATGACAGTGACTTGGATGACTACGAATGGTAGTCGATACAAAAAGATTTGAGATCTATCTGGTGAAATTAAATCCAACAGTCGGCTCTGAGATACAAAAAACACGCCCCTGCATCATCATCTCGCCAAATGAGATGAATGTGTTAAACACCGTCATAGTAGCACCCATGACAAGCAAAGGGTTTGATTTTATATTTAGACCGAAGATAAAGTTTGAAAATAAAAACGGACTAGTACTGCTAGATCAGATCAGAACCGTAGATAAGGCAAGGTTGGTAAAAAAAATCGGCGAGGTCGATGAGAAGGTGTCGAAAAGTATTTCAAATATGCTTGTGAAGATGTTTGAGTATTAAATTACAGATGAGAGAATTTTTCATTCTTTTTAGTATAAATATTTCTTACATGTAAGCATTTTTTATTGACTTCTCTCATACTTTTTTTTACCGCAAAAAAAGTATGCAAAAAAGCTCGAGTCACGGTTGGATTTTTTCACGCCTTTTTTCGGTCGTTGCGTCTAAAAATCAAAAACTCACTTCGTTCAAACAGTTTAATTTTCTTAACGACTCCACTCGGTCAAAAAAGCTAAAATCCAAAGTGACACAAAAGAGAACGCCGACCAAACTCTTTTCGTCAGTTGCAACCCCTGCAGAGCCGAGAAATAGTAAAGTAATGACGTAAAGAAAATGCAACTGTCTGAACGAAGTGAGTTTTGCATTTTTAGGAATGGATTTACTAGTTCTTGGGAACCTAACGAAGTTAGGCTCGAAGCCGTTGCAAGAGCTTTTTGGTACTTTTTTGCGGAGAAAAAAGTACAGAGAGAAACTTTTTATATGAAAGTATTTATTTCTTTTATTATATTGAGATAAATAAGTATAATATTTATTTAATGAATGCTTATGCTTATGCTTATGAATAAGAAATTGTTCAAAAAGAAAAGGAAATTAATGGAGTACATGTTAGATACAAA is a genomic window containing:
- the folP gene encoding dihydropteroate synthase; amino-acid sequence: MQIEKLSNDIDRKKYLKKLGVDSGGIDILASKMKHHVFYIKDMHVGAANILKQDALSIGADLAVPRGTVTAKEKKVDAMLIVTQKQLVELSRKELAQPLGLKELAKELKLFSRSVMPKKVDVMGVINANDDSFFEGSRFQNFEALSKIEEMIEQGASIIDIGGVSSRPGSLAVSPDEELSRVKPLVDALYEEKLFEKAVFSIDSYEPKVISYVLERGFKTVNDITGLANDEVCRLCAAYGATAVIMHMKGTPQSMQQDPVYDNVVLEVEDFFRQRMEKADAFGIKDIVLDVGIGFGKTLLHNLKLIKNLEHFLYFGHPLLVGASRKSMINTISGSEAKDRLAGTLALHLKAVDNGASIIRVHDVYEHMQALRVRDALKEA
- a CDS encoding CZB domain-containing protein; amino-acid sequence: MDKNVVLEHLRAAKKAHLKWLQRAKALISNIPIEKDAIPVDYTECMFGQWFYSDGQEIALMPGMDCIGEIGRKHQDLHDEYIKIFKIYFGDANKSLFSKLFNLRKKVSEPEQDIARRYYENLKNISDELLKHIEKLERRIHALPQSAFDRD
- the holA gene encoding DNA polymerase III subunit delta, with the translated sequence MYKKEFDQHISNDTLSNAIILFGESHFFIDRYAKALSDIEDASKLAMYHDEYNFSTAFAHLSQGSLFGDANLLLIKTEKKVPKADLDKLVEACRKNPTNRFIYAYYGSDHKTCDKSFTSKTGGMGVRFFDPTHGESIAFISQEAQKAGIKMDKYTINHLLQAQNSDLFLAASELEKLKLFDKEITTKDIDEFVYGLAHITVEQLINKVLMKQDFKENLQRILEAGEDEIRIITAFTAFITQLYLFNIYIRVNGAPNSLEILGYNLPQFILNEKATFSLKFKPSAYKNMLDILLSSELKIKSSGVDKEAILFSALIKLQKAL
- a CDS encoding ribonuclease R family protein, with translation MKSLLIRLTLGLYDQDVDQQERPFVEEWLAKNYLIKEGSLYRFHSKYRAGEITLAQNGTAYLNSIGLNVKDLFIDEGDLGDAKNGDLVVAKRLLAKRGTPSAKVVEVVGRAQTYSVAFVSYKEKRKSLLDIRTLHPAGVVMDEKELSSYDIGTVFKVDNLTSTIMEVLGNLDDPLVDEKIVLAQYNKHDKFSDEVIKLAKSFEEVDASFYPERKDLRHLPFCTIDPVTAKDFDDAICWDDKKHILYVAIADVSEYVKPFGPIDAEAMYRGFSIYLPHRSIPMLPRQLSETLCSLQPDVDRLAYAFEIHLDKDTLEVVHSDVYETIIHSKRRFNYEEIDEYFEGRLKPKNDAEKEVLDYINPLRRITDRLREKRLKVGFDFRSDEIEMKLDQAGEIISTTVSEETPSHSLIEDCMLLANKAAASMYDRGVFRVHEPPSQTKIQSLYNELAGIGIFVEPQENMKETIGFIQKKAREMGIESDVDTLIIQAQRRARYSPDNHGHFGLGFEKYTHFTSPIRRYSDLIVHRLIKAIKANDTEEGSYVLRNIESLTIAVSEKERESADVEFRFMDRKYARWAQKHIGKKFKARIEATDPHLIAKLNDEITGATLHVRSQIPVMLFDDVEVIIEEVDIATTKISTTVVQKIAK
- a CDS encoding HDOD domain-containing protein — translated: MNDRLLQQIRQLPPLPESAMQIEAVYQNPNSTFNDMVKILEKDPLLTADILKAANSPLYGFSREINAISQAVGLFGMGTVRGFALASIVKKSFPLDLSSYGITNTEFAELSKKQHAIVTSWYIKKDPKLLGVLSPAAFLVEIGKVLISQYVIEEKLQEKFRDTLKDSQNVEATEIEVVGVHAPEVSASIFTHWKFEEKLVETIRHCVEPQNADDDIKKGAQSLHVARVAVPINGVITDESVAQAKKLVTAYGLDMESFEKAIENVRS
- the greA gene encoding transcription elongation factor GreA: MKEPMTLEGYDLLLEEFKYLLEVEKPRVTHEKQVAAAQGDRSENAEYHAAKEQLRHIDKRLFYLNSMIEKAVVIDPSELDHSRVHFGATVEVENLQDDSSETYTICGVLEAEPENGLISVHSPLAKALIGKSEEEQFFINLPGGKKEYEIVNISYTPLFQLKKNIRTKKDFGFH
- the purL gene encoding phosphoribosylformylglycinamidine synthase subunit PurL → MSQQLPDIDKLLSQHKLSQLDYANIKKILGREPNLVELGIFSAMWSEHCSYKSSKKYLRGFPTQAPWVIQGPGENAGVIDIGGGYAAVFKMESHNHPSFIEPYQGAATGVGGIMRDVFTMGARPVANLNALRFGNVLRGDKVSAHQRFLVRGVVEGIGGYGNCMGVPTIGGETSFDDCYNGNILVNAFTLGLAKSDEIFYGKAEGIGNPVIYVGSKTGRDGLGGAVMSSDSFTEESKSLRPTVQVGDPFTEKLLLEACLELFKTDYVVGIQDMGAAGLTSSSFEMAGRSGSGMIMHLDKVPAREEGMTPYEFMLSESQERMLLCAKKGSEQAIIDIFEKWDLDAAVVGEVTDTGRMELFWHGEKCADVPVDPVSEEAPVLDRPTTRPAYLDTIRDVTLNDFDKVSNQDAFAKLIRSMEVVDKSWIYEQYDSMVQTNTIKKGGSLDASVIRVKENGAALAMSADCNVRYCYVDPRNGAAAAVIESGRNVAMSGARPLAITDCLNYGNPENPEVMWQFAQGCEGIKEACAELTTPVIGGNVSLYNETDKISVFPTPSIATVGVNEDENKVLMSSFQANGNLLYLVGDTKSEFGGSLYMKELYSVVAGKMPEINYVKELALWDLVIEANKKGLLECAKDCSSGGAVMALAKMSAVSGLGCNTGMDVSDERDIFSESFSRAIIEVKPENAKAFEEMAAKLPFQKIGTVGGEHFTCNNVFMTMRELQDNYFNTFKTVIESDL
- a CDS encoding AbrB/MazE/SpoVT family DNA-binding domain-containing protein, which encodes MTTLIKIGNSQGIRLPKTIIKQAHLESANLEFEVVENGLLIKPVNNVGREAWKENINSVLSAHKNKKDEALLDDLLDDSDLDDYEW
- a CDS encoding type II toxin-antitoxin system PemK/MazF family toxin yields the protein MVVDTKRFEIYLVKLNPTVGSEIQKTRPCIIISPNEMNVLNTVIVAPMTSKGFDFIFRPKIKFENKNGLVLLDQIRTVDKARLVKKIGEVDEKVSKSISNMLVKMFEY